A stretch of Telopea speciosissima isolate NSW1024214 ecotype Mountain lineage chromosome 11, Tspe_v1, whole genome shotgun sequence DNA encodes these proteins:
- the LOC122646678 gene encoding receptor protein kinase-like protein ZAR1, with protein sequence MVLTLVWLFLLLCNSSVLVGSLNDEGVALLSLKRSVSDDPERSLNNWNSSDDNPCSWNGITCTEGKVVSISIPKKKLLGFLPSALESLTVLRHVNLRNNKFYGSLPVGLFNAQGLQSLVLYGNAFSGSIPPDIGKLSYLQNLDLSQNFLNGSLPTSLIQCKRLRSLDLSQNSFTGSLPSGFGTALVALEKLNLSYNKLSGSIPSDMGNLSSLQGTVDLSHNLFSGPIPSSLGNLPEKVYIDLSYNNLSGPIPQSGALVNRGPTAFIGNSGLCGPPLKDPCSSDTTADGAPSSSPFIPNNSSTTPDNGSGKSGRSRGLSKSAVIAIVVSDVVGIFLIGLLFSYCYLKVCDGGKGKDARGNNFEKGSKGRKEWLCFRKDESETLSENIEQYDLVPLDTQVGFDLDMLLKASAFVLGKSGIGIVYKVVLEDGITLAVRRLGEGGSQRFKEFQTEVEAIGKLRHPNIISLRAYYWSVDEKLLIYDYIPNGNLATAIHGKAGIPSFTPLRWSVRLRIMRGIAKGLTYLHEFSPKKYVHGDLKPNNILLGQNLEPRIADFGLGRLANIAGGSPTLQSNRMSSEKPMQQQSAPSEVITISPTPSISSGSCYQAPEAMKMVKPSQKWDVYSYGVILLELISGRSSVIQMGTSEMDLVRWIQLCIEEKKPLSDVLDPFLAGESDREEEMVAVLKIALACIQTSPERRPSMRYVSDAMAKLTTSTN encoded by the exons ATGGTTCTGACTCTTGTATggttatttcttcttctctgcaactcGTCTGTTCTTGTGGGCTCTTTGAATGATGAAGGCGTTGCTCTTTTGTCACTCAAACGGTCCGTTAGTGATGACCCAGAAAGGTCATTGAATAACTGGAACTCATCTGATGACAACCCGTGTTCATGGAATGGGATTACTTGCACAGAAGGTAAAGTTGTTTCTATTAGCATACCTAAGAAGAAGCTTCTTGGGTTTCTTCCTTCTGCTCTAGAATCCCTCACTGTGCTCCGGCATGTCAATCTCAGGAACAATAAGTTCTATGGGAGCTTGCCCGTAGGTTTGTTTAATGCGCAGGGGCTCCAAAGTTTGGTTCTTTATGGGAATGCTTTTTCTGGGTCTATCCCTCCTGATATTGGCAAGCTTAGTTACCTTCAGAATTTAGATTTATCGCAGAACTTTTTGAATGGGTCGTTACCCACTTCGCTAATTCAATGCAAGAGATTAAGATCTCTCGATCTCAGCCAAAACAGTTTCACTGGTTCTTTGCCATCTGGGTTTGGTACTGCTCTGGTTGCTCTGGAAAAACTCAATCTTTCATACAATAAATTGAGCGGTTCCATTCCTAGCGACATGGGTAATCTCTCGAGCTTGCAAGGAACTGTTGACCTATCTCATAATTTGTTCAGTGGTCCAATACCATCCAGTCTTGGGAATCTTCCGGAGAAGGTTTACATCGATCTTTCTTACAACAATCTAAGTGGGCCGATACCTCAGAGTGGTGCTCTCGTGAACAGAGGACCTACGGCCTTCATTGGGAACTCAGGGCTCTGTGGACCTCCATTGAAGGACCCCTGTTCTTCAGACACCACTGCTGACGGTGCTCCATCTTCGTCCCCCTTCATACCCAATAACTCATCTACAACACCGGACAATGGCTCTGGTAAGAGTGGAAGAAGCAGAGGACTGAGTAAGAGTGCCGTGATTGCGATTGTGGTGAGTGATGTAGTTGGAATTTTCCTCATTGGGTTGTTGTTCTCTTACTGTTACTTAAAAGTGTGCGATGGTGGGAAAGGTAAAGATGCCCGTGgtaataattttgagaaagGATCAAAGGGGAGAAAGGAGTGGTTGTGCTTTAGGAAAGATGAATCTGAGACTTTATCAGAAAATATCGAGCAGTACGATCTTGTTCCACTGGATACGCAGGTGGGTTTCGATCTGGATATGCTTCTGAAGGCATCTGCCTTTGTTTTGGGTAAAAGTGGAATTGGCATTGTATATAAAGTTGTGCTTGAAGATGGGATTACCTTAGCTGTGAGGAGATTGGGTGAAGGAGGTTCTCAAAGGTTTAAGGAATTTCAGACTGAAGTAGAAGCGATAGGGAAGCTCAGGCATCCCAACATTATAAGTCTTAGAGCCTATTACTGGTCTGTCGATGAGAAGCTACTCATCTATGATTACATACCTAATGGCAACCTTGCCACTGCTATTCATG GGAAGGCTGGTATACCATCGTTTACACCCCTGAGGTGGTCTGTTAGACTCAGAATCATGAGAGGAATAGCGAAAGGTCTAACTTATCTACATGAATTCAGCCCCAAAAAGTATGTTCATGGCGATCTGAAGCCAAACAATATACTACTTGGACAGAACTTGGAGCCTCGAATTGCTGACTTTGGACTTGGGCGCCTCGCCAATATAGCTGGAGGCTCTCCAACACTGCAATCCAATCGAATGTCTTCAGAGAAACCAATGCAACAACAGAGTGCACCATCCGAAGTTATTACAATTAGTCCAACTCCATCCATAAGCTCAGGATCTTGTTATCAAGCTCCTGAAGCCATGAAAATGGTGAAGCCATCACAGAAGTGGGATGTTTACTCATATGGGGTGATTTTACTGGAATTGATTTCTGGACGATCATCAGTGATCCAAATGGGCACATCAGAAATGGATCTGGTTCGGTGGATACAGCTCTGCATTGAGGAAAAAAAGCCATTATCAGATGTCTTGGACCCCTTTTTGGCTGGAGAATCTGACAGGGAAGAGGAGATGGTTGCAGTTCTGAAAATTGCTCTGGCCTGCATTCAGACCAGTCCTGAGAGGAGACCTTCTATGAGATATGTCTCAGATGCTATGGCTAAATTGACCACCTCTACAAATTGA
- the LOC122645527 gene encoding protein PLASTID MOVEMENT IMPAIRED 2-like isoform X2, with product MYFEYDNRDAMDRAEATDRMQIGSGKTVVGLYAERMNEENPQRKKTQMAFSDVQKSTSRAKELHLAKRDIGLLNENRMVAESVKDQAESELYSARMRVKGLTSRIEESNLKAKAQKCEVEKLQKQGKHDNVLTVTFRKADDYQYAQVMRELEFVKQKLSKLKLERDSVLEAKLLADKEFEDSFSRLKSHSSTVESLMKEIEEINEEQILVQLARIEAVKELGTIEAQREAKASHFSEKLERIRNRIKDTTQELDHAKELESELAITISDVDVLQNELKLVKAMKERVEEPQTSRLLQPITGELDAAKKELARIREEEFQLMASMDIIRDELQHVSEESTQLRTLEENADLLLRSLNSKLFRGKSKLKAAFTAEEKAKTIVSNLSATLQQLQAEAKAANRERELVSEEAASIRTEIQETESKNGLAEDMLQAAMKELEAVKASEAITLERLKALREKTLKARASESQHKSSVTISTFEYEYLTSCAEGAKEIADKKIVAAQAWTDALKASEKEILINCETAQREIRELMPVKKQEVYRTEKSMKVKWQH from the exons ATGTACTTTGAATATGACAACAGAGATGCAATGGACAGAGCAGAGGCCACCGATAGAATGCAAATTGGGTCCGGTAAAACAGTGGTTGGTTTGTATGCAGAACgaatgaatgaagaaaatcCGCAGCGAAAGAAAACCCAGATGGCATTCTCTGATGTACAG AAATCTACTTCAAGAGCGAAAGAACTGCATTTGGCGAAGAGGGACATTGGTCTATTGAATGAGAATAGAATGGTAGCCGAATCTGTAAAAGACCAAGCAGAATCTGAGCTCTACAGTGCTAGGATGAGGGTGAAGGGTCTCACTTCGAGGATTGAAGAATCAAATTTAAAAGCAAAAGCTCAGAAATGCGAAGTTGAAAAGCTGCAGAAGCAAGGAAAACATGATAATGTGTTGACAGTCACTTTCAGAAAAGCAGATGATTACCAGTATGCACAAGTGATGAGGGAATTGGAGTTTGTAAAACAAAAATTGAGTAAGCTTAAGCTTGAGAGGGATTCTGTCCTGGAAGCAAAATTGCTGGCAGACAAGGAATTTGAAGACTCGTTTTCTAGATTGAAGTCGCATTCAAGCACCGTGGAATCACTAATGAAAGAGATTGAGGAAATCAATGAAGAGCAAATACTTGTTCAGCTAGCTAGGATAGAAGCAGTTAAAGAACTTGGAACAATTGAAGCCCAAAGAGAAGCAAAGGCCTCTCATTTCTCAGAGAAATTGGAAAGAATCAGAAATAGAATCAAGGACACAACCCAAGAACTAGACCATGCAAAGGAACTGGAGAGCGAACTGGCCATTACTATTTCAGATGTTGATGTCTTACAAAATGAATTGAAACTAGTTAAGGCAATGAAAGAAAGGGTT gaggaacCACAAACTTCAAGGTTATTACAGCCAATTACTGGAGAATTGGATGCTGCAAAGAAAGAATTAGCACGAATCAGAGAAGAAGAATTTCAATTAATGGCCTCTATGGACATAATACGAGATGAACTCCAGCATGTGTCTGAAGAAAGTACTCAGCTGAGGACATTAGAAGAGAATGCAGACTTGCTTCTACGGAGCTTAAATTCTAAACTCTTTAGGGGCAAATCCAAGTTGAAAGCTGCATTTACTGCTGAAGAGAAGGCAAAAACAATCGTGTCCAATCTTTCAGCGACACTTCAACAGTTACAAGCAGAAGCAAAGGCTGCAAATAGGGAGAGAGAACTTGTTAGTGAAGAAGCTGCTAGCATCAGAACAGAAATTCAAGAGACAGAGTCTAAGAATGGCTTAGCAGAGGACATGTTACAAGCTGCCATGAAGGAGCTTGAAGCAGTCAAAGCATCAGAAGCAATCACTCTTGAGAGATTAAAAGCTCTTAGGGAGAAAACCTTGAAGGCAAGAGCTTCAGAATCTCAGCACAAGTCTTCAGTAACCATCTCAACTTTTGAATATGAATACTTGACTAGCTGCGCAGAAGGGGCTAAAGAAATTGCAGATAAGAAGATTGTGGCAGCTCAGGCATGGACTGACGCACTAAAGGCCTCTGAGAAAGAGATATTGATAAACTGTGAAACAGCTCAGCGAGAAATCAGAGAGTTAATGCCGGTGAAAAAGCAAGAGGTATACAGAACAGAGAAGTCAATGAAGGTGAAG TGGCAACATTAG
- the LOC122645527 gene encoding protein PLASTID MOVEMENT IMPAIRED 2-like isoform X1, translating to MYFEYDNRDAMDRAEATDRMQIGSGKTVVGLYAERMNEENPQRKKTQMAFSDVQKSTSRAKELHLAKRDIGLLNENRMVAESVKDQAESELYSARMRVKGLTSRIEESNLKAKAQKCEVEKLQKQGKHDNVLTVTFRKADDYQYAQVMRELEFVKQKLSKLKLERDSVLEAKLLADKEFEDSFSRLKSHSSTVESLMKEIEEINEEQILVQLARIEAVKELGTIEAQREAKASHFSEKLERIRNRIKDTTQELDHAKELESELAITISDVDVLQNELKLVKAMKERVENKKSGDIEVHKGREEEPQTSRLLQPITGELDAAKKELARIREEEFQLMASMDIIRDELQHVSEESTQLRTLEENADLLLRSLNSKLFRGKSKLKAAFTAEEKAKTIVSNLSATLQQLQAEAKAANRERELVSEEAASIRTEIQETESKNGLAEDMLQAAMKELEAVKASEAITLERLKALREKTLKARASESQHKSSVTISTFEYEYLTSCAEGAKEIADKKIVAAQAWTDALKASEKEILINCETAQREIRELMPVKKQEVYRTEKSMKVKWQH from the exons ATGTACTTTGAATATGACAACAGAGATGCAATGGACAGAGCAGAGGCCACCGATAGAATGCAAATTGGGTCCGGTAAAACAGTGGTTGGTTTGTATGCAGAACgaatgaatgaagaaaatcCGCAGCGAAAGAAAACCCAGATGGCATTCTCTGATGTACAG AAATCTACTTCAAGAGCGAAAGAACTGCATTTGGCGAAGAGGGACATTGGTCTATTGAATGAGAATAGAATGGTAGCCGAATCTGTAAAAGACCAAGCAGAATCTGAGCTCTACAGTGCTAGGATGAGGGTGAAGGGTCTCACTTCGAGGATTGAAGAATCAAATTTAAAAGCAAAAGCTCAGAAATGCGAAGTTGAAAAGCTGCAGAAGCAAGGAAAACATGATAATGTGTTGACAGTCACTTTCAGAAAAGCAGATGATTACCAGTATGCACAAGTGATGAGGGAATTGGAGTTTGTAAAACAAAAATTGAGTAAGCTTAAGCTTGAGAGGGATTCTGTCCTGGAAGCAAAATTGCTGGCAGACAAGGAATTTGAAGACTCGTTTTCTAGATTGAAGTCGCATTCAAGCACCGTGGAATCACTAATGAAAGAGATTGAGGAAATCAATGAAGAGCAAATACTTGTTCAGCTAGCTAGGATAGAAGCAGTTAAAGAACTTGGAACAATTGAAGCCCAAAGAGAAGCAAAGGCCTCTCATTTCTCAGAGAAATTGGAAAGAATCAGAAATAGAATCAAGGACACAACCCAAGAACTAGACCATGCAAAGGAACTGGAGAGCGAACTGGCCATTACTATTTCAGATGTTGATGTCTTACAAAATGAATTGAAACTAGTTAAGGCAATGAAAGAAAGGGTTGAGAATAAAAAATCAGGTGATATCGAAGTCCataaaggaagggaagaggaacCACAAACTTCAAGGTTATTACAGCCAATTACTGGAGAATTGGATGCTGCAAAGAAAGAATTAGCACGAATCAGAGAAGAAGAATTTCAATTAATGGCCTCTATGGACATAATACGAGATGAACTCCAGCATGTGTCTGAAGAAAGTACTCAGCTGAGGACATTAGAAGAGAATGCAGACTTGCTTCTACGGAGCTTAAATTCTAAACTCTTTAGGGGCAAATCCAAGTTGAAAGCTGCATTTACTGCTGAAGAGAAGGCAAAAACAATCGTGTCCAATCTTTCAGCGACACTTCAACAGTTACAAGCAGAAGCAAAGGCTGCAAATAGGGAGAGAGAACTTGTTAGTGAAGAAGCTGCTAGCATCAGAACAGAAATTCAAGAGACAGAGTCTAAGAATGGCTTAGCAGAGGACATGTTACAAGCTGCCATGAAGGAGCTTGAAGCAGTCAAAGCATCAGAAGCAATCACTCTTGAGAGATTAAAAGCTCTTAGGGAGAAAACCTTGAAGGCAAGAGCTTCAGAATCTCAGCACAAGTCTTCAGTAACCATCTCAACTTTTGAATATGAATACTTGACTAGCTGCGCAGAAGGGGCTAAAGAAATTGCAGATAAGAAGATTGTGGCAGCTCAGGCATGGACTGACGCACTAAAGGCCTCTGAGAAAGAGATATTGATAAACTGTGAAACAGCTCAGCGAGAAATCAGAGAGTTAATGCCGGTGAAAAAGCAAGAGGTATACAGAACAGAGAAGTCAATGAAGGTGAAG TGGCAACATTAG